In Acidobacteriota bacterium, one genomic interval encodes:
- the topA gene encoding type I DNA topoisomerase: MSKPLVIVESPAKAKTLARFLGHDFRVEASVGHVRDLPENASEVPKEIKNQPWGRMGVDVDNGFKPYYVESADRKPRLRELKAAVKDAPEVLLATDPDREGESISWHLREVLKPKGVVKRIVFHEITEEAVRDAIAHARDIDLKLVDAQESRRILDRLYGYMLSPVLWKKVQTGLSAGRVQSVAVRLIVEREEERRAFHRSTYWDLDARLRSGETQFTATLVRVGDARVATGKDFDPTTGALVGRGARLLDEAAARTMRDDLAGRLPWSVTGVEEKPTTQRPSAPFTTSTLQQEANRKLGFSADRTMSAAQRLFQDGVISYHRTDSTTLSDKALRESAKAIRGLYGDAFYGGPRQYQTKVKNAQEAHEAIRPTDFVQTPQSLSLPPDEARLYDLIWKRTVASQMTDARLLRTTLEITATGADGQAHVFTATGKAIQFAGFLRAYVEGSDDPAGELGDQETILPKLAVGDRVTAPGQGPLTLASLDPKAHETLPPARYTDASLVKRLEEDGIGRPSTYASIIQTIERRGYVWRQGKALVPSYTAFAVTHLLKAHFGQLVELGFTGRVEEDLDQISNGDLDRTRFLEQFYNGEDAWPGLRHLVTNEDRIDYPAIELGIDPGTGQKVVVRIGRYGAYVQLGDANASIPEDVAPADFTLAQAITLLKERTEGPKSLGADPKTGLPVYVLTGRFGPYVQLGEVPEKGSKEKPRRASLTKNDRPDTLTLARALELLSLPRLVGHDAEAGLDIIANFGRFGPYVKRGDEFRSLAGDAEVFGVTLDQAIELFKQEKKGRRRTATRTVLREVGVHPDSQAKVEILEGRYGPYVTDGTTNASVPKDVAVDALTLEEAVGLLKAREGAPARKGRGRASARTGARKAPAARKRTTKRSA; the protein is encoded by the coding sequence ATGTCCAAGCCCCTCGTCATCGTCGAATCACCCGCCAAGGCCAAGACCCTTGCCCGATTCCTGGGCCACGACTTCAGGGTCGAGGCGAGCGTGGGGCACGTGCGCGATCTCCCCGAGAACGCGAGCGAGGTCCCCAAGGAAATCAAGAACCAGCCGTGGGGCCGGATGGGCGTCGACGTCGACAACGGCTTCAAGCCGTACTACGTCGAGTCAGCGGACAGAAAGCCGCGCCTGCGCGAACTGAAGGCCGCGGTGAAGGACGCGCCCGAAGTCCTGCTGGCCACCGACCCGGACCGCGAAGGCGAGTCCATCAGCTGGCACCTCCGCGAAGTGCTCAAGCCCAAGGGCGTGGTCAAGCGCATCGTCTTCCACGAGATCACCGAGGAAGCCGTGCGCGATGCGATCGCCCACGCGCGCGACATCGATCTCAAGCTCGTCGACGCGCAGGAGAGCCGCCGCATCCTCGACAGGCTGTACGGCTACATGCTGTCGCCCGTCCTCTGGAAGAAGGTGCAGACGGGCCTCAGTGCCGGCCGCGTCCAGAGTGTGGCCGTCAGGCTGATCGTCGAGCGCGAAGAGGAGCGCCGCGCGTTCCACCGCAGCACCTACTGGGATCTCGACGCACGCCTGCGATCGGGCGAAACGCAATTCACGGCAACGCTGGTGCGCGTCGGCGATGCGCGCGTGGCGACGGGAAAGGACTTCGATCCCACCACCGGCGCGCTCGTCGGTCGCGGGGCGCGACTGCTGGACGAGGCCGCGGCACGCACCATGCGCGACGACCTCGCCGGACGGCTGCCGTGGTCGGTGACGGGTGTCGAGGAGAAGCCGACGACGCAACGGCCGTCGGCGCCGTTCACGACGTCGACGCTGCAGCAGGAAGCGAACCGCAAGCTCGGGTTCTCCGCCGACCGCACGATGAGCGCCGCGCAGCGCCTCTTCCAGGACGGCGTCATCTCCTATCACCGCACGGACTCGACGACGCTGAGCGACAAGGCATTGCGTGAGTCGGCCAAGGCGATTCGCGGTCTGTACGGCGACGCGTTCTACGGTGGTCCGCGGCAGTACCAGACCAAGGTCAAGAACGCGCAGGAGGCGCACGAGGCGATCCGTCCGACCGACTTCGTGCAGACGCCGCAGTCGCTGTCGTTGCCGCCCGACGAGGCGCGCCTGTACGACCTGATCTGGAAACGCACCGTCGCGTCGCAGATGACCGATGCGCGCCTGCTGCGCACCACGCTCGAGATCACGGCCACGGGGGCTGACGGCCAGGCGCACGTATTCACCGCGACGGGCAAGGCCATCCAGTTCGCGGGGTTCCTGCGCGCGTACGTCGAGGGCAGCGACGACCCGGCAGGCGAGCTCGGCGATCAGGAGACGATCCTGCCGAAGCTGGCCGTCGGCGATCGCGTGACGGCACCCGGCCAGGGGCCGCTCACGCTCGCGAGCCTCGATCCGAAGGCGCACGAAACGCTGCCACCCGCGCGGTACACGGACGCGTCGCTCGTGAAGCGGCTCGAAGAGGACGGCATCGGCCGTCCGTCGACGTACGCGTCGATCATCCAGACCATCGAGCGTCGCGGCTACGTGTGGCGGCAGGGCAAGGCGCTCGTCCCGAGCTACACCGCGTTCGCCGTCACGCACCTGCTCAAGGCGCACTTCGGACAGCTCGTCGAGCTTGGCTTCACCGGTCGTGTCGAGGAGGATCTCGACCAGATCTCGAACGGCGATCTGGACCGCACGCGCTTCCTCGAGCAGTTCTACAACGGCGAGGACGCCTGGCCGGGCCTGCGTCACCTCGTGACCAACGAGGACCGCATCGACTATCCGGCGATCGAGCTCGGTATCGATCCCGGCACCGGCCAGAAGGTCGTCGTGCGCATCGGCCGGTACGGCGCGTACGTGCAGCTCGGCGATGCCAATGCGTCGATCCCCGAGGACGTCGCACCCGCCGACTTCACGCTCGCGCAGGCGATCACGCTGTTGAAGGAGCGCACCGAAGGTCCCAAGAGTCTCGGCGCCGATCCGAAGACGGGCCTTCCCGTGTACGTACTCACCGGCAGGTTCGGTCCGTACGTGCAGCTTGGCGAGGTGCCGGAGAAGGGCAGCAAGGAAAAGCCGCGTCGAGCGTCGCTGACCAAGAACGATCGGCCGGACACGCTGACGCTCGCGCGCGCGCTGGAACTCCTGTCGCTGCCGCGTCTGGTGGGACACGACGCCGAAGCCGGGCTCGACATCATCGCCAACTTCGGTCGCTTCGGTCCGTACGTGAAGCGCGGCGACGAATTCCGCTCGCTCGCCGGCGATGCGGAGGTCTTCGGCGTCACGCTGGATCAGGCCATCGAGCTCTTCAAGCAGGAGAAGAAGGGGCGGCGGCGCACGGCGACGCGCACGGTGCTGCGCGAAGTGGGCGTGCACCCCGATTCGCAGGCGAAGGTGGAGATCCTCGAAGGGCGCTATGGTCCGTACGTCACGGACGGCACGACGAATGCCTCGGTGCCGAAGGACGTTGCCGTCGATGCGCTGACGCTCGAAGAAGCCGTCGGTCTCCTCAAGGCCCGCGAGGGTGCGCCCGCGCGGAAGGGACGCGGCCGCGCGTCGGCGCGCACCGGTGCGCGCAAGGCCCCCGCGGCGCGCAAGCGGACGACGAAGCGATCGGCGTGA
- a CDS encoding tyrosine recombinase XerC, translating to MRAFSDHLTLNRNASEHTVRNYEADLVQFLYFLGASSSTPRHALTPAHVTPDAIKGFLGELHARGNSRASAARRISAIRSFARYLRHEGVRDDDPAALVGSPRREQRVPHVLSVDEVTALIETPDTSTPLGRRDAAILELFYASGLRLSELVSLDVEDVNLSTRMVRVMGKGRKERLVPCHQRAADAVKRWLKDRLALVAQADADAASRGPVRRRAAVEEPLFVNYRGTRLTPRSVHRLVARYVALCTTRYGISPHALRHSFATHLLERGADLRAIQELLGHVELTTTQRYTQVNLQHLMDVYRAAHPKAKGKGVT from the coding sequence ATCCGCGCGTTCAGCGATCACCTCACGCTCAATCGCAACGCCTCGGAGCACACGGTCCGCAACTACGAAGCGGACCTCGTGCAGTTCCTCTACTTCCTCGGGGCGTCCTCATCCACGCCGCGGCATGCGCTCACGCCCGCGCACGTGACACCCGACGCGATCAAGGGGTTCCTCGGCGAGCTGCACGCGCGCGGCAACAGCCGTGCGTCGGCGGCGCGCCGCATCTCCGCGATCCGCAGCTTCGCGCGCTACCTGCGCCACGAAGGCGTGCGAGACGATGACCCGGCGGCGCTGGTGGGGAGTCCACGCCGCGAGCAGCGCGTGCCACACGTCCTCTCCGTCGACGAGGTCACGGCACTCATCGAGACGCCCGACACGTCGACGCCGCTCGGCAGGCGCGACGCCGCGATCCTGGAGTTGTTCTACGCGTCCGGCCTGCGGTTGTCGGAGCTCGTGTCGCTCGACGTCGAGGACGTGAACCTGTCGACGCGCATGGTGCGCGTGATGGGGAAGGGTCGCAAGGAACGCCTCGTTCCCTGCCATCAGCGCGCGGCCGACGCCGTCAAGCGCTGGTTGAAGGATCGCCTCGCTCTCGTCGCGCAGGCGGACGCGGATGCCGCATCACGCGGGCCGGTGCGCCGCCGCGCTGCCGTCGAGGAACCACTGTTTGTGAACTACCGCGGCACGCGCCTCACGCCGCGCAGCGTGCACCGCCTCGTGGCGCGTTACGTCGCGCTCTGCACCACGCGATACGGCATCAGCCCGCACGCCCTCCGCCATTCGTTCGCCACCCACTTGCTCGAACGCGGCGCGGACCTCCGCGCCATCCAGGAACTGCTCGGCCACGTCGAGCTCACCACGACCCAGCGCTACACGCAGGTGAACCTTCAACACCTCATGGACGTGTATAGAGCGGCGCACCCGAAGGCCAAGGGAAAAGGGGTCACATGA
- the dprA gene encoding DNA-protecting protein DprA, with product MDASRLDAAALALAVGTQPARCAALLKATVRTWPVLPLAESLALLAQHGRLGPDVSASPTYWRFAATRVLTRANAARHTLLWPAHPSYPPLLGTIVDPPLGLWMTGHLDVLASPAVAIVGSRRASGSGREVAWQLAADLAAAGLVVASGFALGIDAAAHRGALSRGRTLAVLGCGLDQSYPSGHATLRQEIEAAGLLVTEFPPGSPPRAHHFPLRNRILSGLCRAVVVVQAAERSGSLITARLAMEQGRDVMAVPGDVRAGTNAGGHALLRDGARLVERAADVLDELGWYTAARPSGPPDAPAAVPLLGLLASESDGRALDDLVEETGRNPTELLAELLDLELAGAVRRDGAGRFLPAERKW from the coding sequence ATGGACGCCTCCCGCCTCGATGCCGCCGCCCTCGCCCTGGCCGTCGGGACGCAGCCCGCACGCTGTGCCGCACTCCTCAAGGCGACGGTCAGGACGTGGCCCGTCCTGCCGCTGGCCGAGAGTCTTGCGCTGCTGGCACAGCACGGCAGGCTCGGCCCGGACGTATCCGCGTCGCCCACCTACTGGCGGTTCGCGGCCACCCGCGTCCTGACTCGGGCCAACGCCGCCCGGCACACGCTCCTCTGGCCGGCCCATCCGTCGTACCCACCGCTCCTCGGCACGATCGTCGACCCGCCGCTGGGCCTCTGGATGACGGGGCACCTCGACGTGCTCGCCAGCCCGGCGGTGGCCATAGTCGGTTCGCGCCGGGCCAGCGGCAGCGGGCGCGAGGTGGCCTGGCAACTGGCGGCTGATCTGGCCGCCGCTGGTCTCGTGGTCGCCAGCGGGTTCGCCTTGGGAATCGACGCGGCTGCCCACAGGGGAGCGCTCTCGCGGGGCCGCACCCTCGCCGTGCTCGGGTGTGGGCTGGACCAGTCGTACCCGAGCGGCCACGCCACGCTCAGGCAGGAGATCGAGGCGGCGGGCCTGCTCGTCACCGAGTTCCCGCCGGGGTCGCCTCCGCGGGCGCATCATTTTCCGCTGCGCAACCGTATCCTGAGCGGGTTGTGCCGGGCGGTGGTCGTGGTGCAGGCCGCCGAACGGAGCGGGTCGCTCATCACGGCACGGCTCGCCATGGAGCAGGGGCGCGACGTGATGGCCGTGCCCGGCGACGTGCGGGCAGGGACGAACGCCGGCGGACACGCCCTCTTGCGCGACGGGGCCCGCCTCGTCGAGCGCGCCGCCGATGTCCTCGACGAGCTCGGCTGGTATACCGCCGCGCGGCCGTCGGGACCGCCCGATGCACCAGCGGCGGTGCCGTTGCTCGGCCTGCTCGCGAGCGAGTCCGACGGCCGGGCGCTCGACGATCTGGTCGAGGAAACAGGCAGGAATCCCACGGAATTGCTGGCAGAGTTGCTCGATCTGGAACTGGCAGGGGCCGTCAGGCGCGACGGGGCCGGCCGGTTCTTGCCCGCCGAACGGAAGTGGTAA
- the rpmA gene encoding 50S ribosomal protein L27, whose protein sequence is MAHKKGQGSSRNGRDSNAQRLGVKQFDGNVVTGGSILVRQRGRRFNPGTNVGLGKDDTLFAKVSGVVKFEDHGARGRFISVHPAAE, encoded by the coding sequence ATGGCTCATAAAAAGGGACAGGGCAGTTCGCGCAACGGGCGCGACAGCAACGCACAGCGTCTGGGCGTGAAGCAGTTCGACGGCAACGTCGTGACAGGCGGGTCGATCCTCGTCCGTCAGCGCGGCCGCCGCTTCAACCCCGGCACCAACGTCGGCCTCGGCAAGGACGACACGCTGTTTGCGAAGGTGTCTGGCGTGGTCAAGTTCGAGGACCACGGCGCGCGCGGACGCTTCATCAGCGTTCACCCCGCCGCGGAGTAA
- a CDS encoding sigma-54-dependent Fis family transcriptional regulator, translating into MGRILVADDHDSLRRALARALTEAGHEVTEASNGNGAIERLHDTNFDVVLSDLKMGGSDGLDVLRTARALQPQCAVILMTAFGSVHTAVEAMKIGAFDYVPKPFEIEEMEVKIDKALEHRRLKNEVDYLRHEQGGIYQFDNIIGASGALQRVLDVVRKVAKSNTTVLVNGETGTGKELIAGAIHHNSLRSARNFVKVNCAALQENLLESELFGHERGAFTGADKQRIGRFEQADGGTLFLDEIGDMSANTQAKILRVLQEHEFERLGGTRTIRVDVRLIAATNRNLAAMVEAGGFREDLYYRLNVVQIEMPPVRDRKDDIPALTNFFIKRYGVELKKKIEGVTPEALKLLMRYNWPGNIRELENTVERAALLCEERLIGADDLRIGGTSATPEQEGVHASVKIPPQGIPLEEIERQAVIEALKMANWVQKDAAELLSISPRVMNYKIKTLGIDFPRTRRAPAPMGMGMVM; encoded by the coding sequence ATGGGCCGCATTCTCGTAGCAGACGATCACGACTCACTCCGCCGCGCACTCGCGCGCGCGCTCACCGAAGCCGGGCACGAGGTCACCGAGGCCTCCAACGGCAACGGGGCCATCGAGCGGCTGCACGACACGAACTTCGACGTCGTGCTGAGCGACCTCAAGATGGGGGGCAGCGACGGCCTCGACGTGCTGCGCACGGCCAGGGCGCTGCAGCCGCAGTGCGCCGTCATCCTCATGACCGCGTTCGGCTCGGTCCACACGGCCGTGGAGGCGATGAAGATCGGCGCCTTCGACTACGTGCCCAAGCCGTTCGAAATCGAGGAGATGGAGGTCAAGATCGACAAGGCGCTCGAACATCGGCGCCTGAAGAACGAGGTGGACTACCTGCGCCACGAGCAGGGCGGCATCTACCAGTTCGACAACATCATCGGCGCGAGCGGCGCGCTGCAGCGCGTGCTCGACGTGGTGCGCAAGGTGGCCAAGAGCAACACCACCGTGCTCGTCAACGGCGAGACAGGCACCGGCAAGGAGCTGATCGCCGGCGCGATCCATCACAACTCCCTGCGGTCGGCGCGCAACTTCGTCAAGGTCAACTGCGCGGCGCTGCAGGAGAACCTGCTCGAGTCAGAGCTGTTCGGCCACGAGCGCGGCGCGTTCACGGGCGCCGACAAGCAGCGGATCGGCAGGTTCGAGCAGGCCGACGGCGGCACGCTGTTCCTCGACGAGATCGGCGACATGAGCGCCAACACGCAGGCCAAGATCCTGCGCGTGCTGCAGGAGCACGAGTTCGAGCGCCTCGGCGGCACGCGGACGATCCGCGTCGACGTACGCCTCATCGCGGCCACCAACAGGAATCTCGCGGCGATGGTCGAGGCCGGCGGGTTCCGCGAGGACCTCTACTACCGCCTCAACGTCGTGCAGATCGAGATGCCGCCCGTGCGCGACCGCAAGGACGACATCCCGGCCCTGACCAACTTCTTCATCAAGCGGTATGGCGTCGAACTGAAGAAGAAGATCGAGGGTGTGACGCCCGAGGCGCTCAAGCTCCTCATGCGCTACAACTGGCCGGGCAACATCCGCGAGCTCGAGAACACCGTGGAGCGCGCCGCGCTGCTCTGCGAGGAGCGTCTGATCGGCGCCGACGACCTGCGCATCGGCGGCACGAGCGCCACGCCCGAACAGGAAGGCGTCCACGCGTCGGTGAAGATCCCGCCGCAGGGCATCCCGCTCGAGGAGATCGAACGCCAGGCCGTGATCGAGGCGCTCAAGATGGCCAACTGGGTCCAGAAGGACGCCGCCGAGCTCCTGTCGATCAGTCCGCGCGTGATGAACTACAAGATCAAGACTCTGGGCATCGACTTCCCGCGGACCCGCAGAGCACCCGCACCCATGGGGATGGGGATGGTCATGTGA
- the rplU gene encoding 50S ribosomal protein L21, whose product MFAIIQSGGRQVKVAPGEIVTVDRVDVEPGQEVTVDKVLLVGQDGGEVLVGAPFVDGARVLGTVAGESRGPKIRVFKKKRRKGMRRTKGHRATLTRIAITDILL is encoded by the coding sequence GTGTTTGCCATCATTCAAAGCGGCGGCCGCCAGGTGAAGGTCGCCCCCGGTGAAATCGTCACCGTCGATCGCGTCGACGTCGAACCGGGCCAGGAAGTCACAGTGGACAAGGTGCTGCTCGTGGGCCAGGACGGCGGAGAGGTGCTCGTGGGCGCCCCGTTCGTCGACGGCGCCCGCGTCCTGGGCACCGTGGCCGGCGAGTCGCGCGGGCCGAAGATCCGCGTCTTCAAGAAGAAGCGCCGCAAGGGCATGCGCCGGACCAAGGGTCACCGCGCCACGCTCACGCGCATCGCGATCACCGACATCCTGCTCTGA
- a CDS encoding ABC-F family ATP-binding cassette domain-containing protein translates to MLQLVGLRKAFADRVLLDNVTWQLNARDRVGLCGPNGAGKTTLMKILARLDEPDAGEVVTPADLTIGYLPQDGLEYSGRTLADEARQAFGPLLALEEELRRLEDQLGDTSLDDAAHDAVLVRYSEAQEEFRRLDGYTMDLRVATVLRGLGFEEADMAKPTETFSGGWQMRIALGKLLLQRPALLLLDEPTNHLDLDARNWLEEYLSEYPGAVMLVSHDRYFLDASVTRIADLSFRTITDYQGNYSFYLREHEARMERLRTMKREQDEEVARIRMFVDRFRYKATKAAQVQSRIKALEKIVPIDVPPERKKVHFTFPDCVRSGRTVLELAHASKRYDDKVVFKDLSLLIERGDRVALVGPNGAGKSTLMRMLSGAEAPDTGTRTEGHQVVTQYFAQDEANRLDPTRTVYETLADGSPMNMVPAIRNILGGFLFAGDDVYKKAGVLSGGERTRLAVARMLLRPANLLLLDEPTNHLDLDSKDVLLESIESFTGTLLLVSHDRYFVDRLATRIIAVGHGEAILYPGTYEEYRWSQAQRDAGAGAGTGAATPARTTPAPAAKRAAAATSSPAPVPQPSTAARKGPAPTSAPAAQGRDTTAVAAPQDRDQRKRLEAEQRRARRAWDAHQERVIRVESRIAECEREIKALEATMGTPGFYDDADASKPVIDRHQALMWEVGDRMSEWEALVESAPAKP, encoded by the coding sequence CCGCAGGACGGCCTGGAATACAGCGGCCGGACGCTTGCCGACGAGGCGCGCCAGGCGTTCGGGCCCCTGCTGGCTCTCGAAGAAGAACTGCGCCGGCTGGAGGATCAGCTCGGCGACACGTCCCTCGACGATGCGGCGCACGACGCGGTGCTGGTCAGGTACAGCGAGGCGCAGGAGGAATTCCGCCGGCTCGACGGTTACACCATGGACCTCCGCGTGGCCACGGTGCTTCGGGGCCTGGGCTTCGAGGAGGCCGACATGGCCAAGCCGACCGAGACCTTCTCCGGCGGCTGGCAGATGCGCATCGCGCTGGGCAAGCTCCTGCTGCAACGCCCGGCGCTGCTGCTCCTCGACGAACCGACCAACCACCTCGACCTCGACGCGCGCAACTGGCTGGAGGAATACCTCTCCGAGTATCCCGGCGCTGTGATGCTGGTCTCGCACGACAGGTACTTCCTCGACGCGTCCGTCACGCGCATCGCGGATCTCAGCTTCCGCACCATCACCGACTATCAGGGCAACTACTCGTTCTACCTCCGCGAGCATGAAGCGCGGATGGAGCGGCTGCGCACGATGAAGCGCGAGCAGGACGAGGAGGTGGCACGGATCCGCATGTTCGTCGATCGGTTCCGCTACAAGGCGACCAAGGCCGCCCAGGTGCAGAGCCGCATCAAGGCACTCGAGAAGATCGTCCCCATCGACGTGCCGCCCGAGCGCAAGAAGGTGCACTTCACCTTCCCCGACTGCGTGCGCAGCGGCCGCACGGTCCTCGAACTCGCGCACGCATCCAAGCGCTACGACGACAAGGTCGTGTTCAAGGACCTCTCGCTGCTCATCGAACGCGGCGATCGCGTGGCGCTCGTCGGGCCCAACGGCGCCGGCAAGTCCACGTTGATGCGAATGCTCTCCGGTGCCGAGGCGCCCGACACGGGTACGCGGACCGAGGGACATCAGGTGGTGACGCAGTACTTCGCGCAGGACGAGGCCAACAGGCTCGATCCGACGCGCACTGTGTACGAGACGCTCGCCGACGGCTCGCCCATGAACATGGTCCCGGCGATCCGAAACATCCTCGGCGGCTTCCTCTTCGCCGGCGACGATGTGTACAAGAAGGCGGGCGTGCTGTCCGGCGGCGAACGGACGCGGCTGGCCGTCGCGCGCATGCTGCTGCGCCCCGCCAACCTGCTGCTGCTCGACGAGCCGACCAATCATCTCGACCTCGACTCGAAGGACGTCCTGCTCGAATCGATCGAGAGCTTCACGGGGACGCTGCTCCTCGTGTCGCACGATCGCTACTTCGTCGACAGGCTGGCGACCAGGATCATCGCCGTCGGCCACGGCGAGGCCATCCTCTATCCCGGCACGTACGAGGAGTACCGCTGGAGCCAGGCGCAGCGCGACGCCGGCGCCGGTGCCGGCACCGGCGCCGCGACACCTGCCCGGACCACGCCTGCCCCTGCCGCGAAACGTGCGGCTGCCGCCACGAGCAGTCCCGCACCGGTCCCCCAGCCATCGACGGCTGCACGGAAGGGCCCCGCGCCGACATCGGCCCCTGCTGCGCAGGGTCGAGACACGACAGCCGTCGCGGCCCCGCAGGATCGCGACCAACGGAAGCGGCTCGAGGCGGAGCAGCGGCGCGCGCGGCGCGCCTGGGACGCGCATCAGGAGCGCGTCATCAGGGTCGAGAGTCGCATCGCCGAGTGCGAGCGTGAGATCAAGGCTCTCGAGGCCACCATGGGCACGCCGGGCTTCTACGACGATGCGGACGCGTCAAAGCCCGTGATCGACCGGCATCAGGCGCTGATGTGGGAGGTCGGCGACAGGATGTCCGAATGGGAAGCCCTGGTCGAGTCGGCCCCTGCAAAGCCATAA
- the trmFO gene encoding methylenetetrahydrofolate--tRNA-(uracil(54)-C(5))-methyltransferase (FADH(2)-oxidizing) TrmFO, with protein sequence MSHTTPVVTIIGGGLAGCEAAWQVASRGVRVRLHEMRPVRPTLVHQTDRLAELVCSNSFRGDKLDNAVGVLKEEMRRLGSIVMRCADATRVPAGAALAVDRVRFAEAVTDAVVSHPLIDVVREEIAAIPETGVTSGPVIIATGPLTSDALSQAIQRFVGAEHLAFYDAISPIVLADTIDMSVVFRASRWGRSTGPATGNRQPATGHGAHEATDGPACGVDDGQGDYLNCPMDEAQYRAFYDALVAAESATVHDFDSVRFFEGCLPIEVMAHRGRDTLRFGPMKPVGLPDPRTGRIPFAVVQLRQDTLAGDHFSLVGFQTQLKWGEQARVLRMIPGLEQAEFVRFGMVHRNTYINGPTVLLPTWQTRARPDLFFAGQVSGVEGYVESAASGLLAGINAARQARGDAEAIAPRETAIGALAHYVSHADAAHYQPTNITFGIMPALAETPKRPQGPRTGRPGKKALRNEALASRALQALDAWTAGLDARQSAEPHAETPR encoded by the coding sequence GTGAGCCACACGACACCCGTGGTGACCATCATCGGCGGCGGCCTGGCGGGATGCGAGGCGGCCTGGCAGGTCGCATCGCGCGGCGTGCGCGTGCGCCTGCACGAGATGCGCCCGGTGCGCCCTACGCTCGTCCATCAGACGGATCGGCTCGCCGAACTCGTCTGCTCCAACAGCTTCCGTGGCGACAAACTCGACAACGCCGTCGGCGTGCTGAAGGAGGAGATGCGGCGCCTCGGCTCCATCGTCATGCGCTGCGCCGATGCGACGCGTGTGCCGGCAGGCGCTGCTCTCGCCGTCGATCGCGTGCGTTTCGCCGAAGCCGTCACCGACGCTGTCGTCTCGCATCCGTTGATCGACGTCGTACGCGAAGAGATTGCGGCGATTCCCGAGACGGGCGTCACCTCGGGTCCCGTCATCATCGCGACAGGGCCGCTCACGTCGGACGCGCTCTCGCAGGCCATCCAGCGCTTCGTCGGCGCCGAGCACCTCGCCTTCTACGACGCCATCAGCCCCATCGTCCTCGCCGACACGATCGACATGTCGGTGGTCTTCCGCGCATCGCGATGGGGTCGCAGCACAGGGCCGGCAACCGGCAACCGGCAACCGGCAACCGGACACGGAGCGCATGAGGCGACCGATGGGCCGGCGTGCGGCGTGGACGATGGGCAGGGCGACTACCTGAATTGCCCGATGGACGAGGCGCAGTATCGCGCGTTCTACGACGCGCTCGTGGCCGCCGAATCCGCGACGGTCCACGACTTCGACAGCGTGCGATTCTTCGAGGGATGCTTACCCATCGAAGTGATGGCGCACCGCGGGCGCGACACGCTGCGCTTCGGGCCGATGAAGCCCGTCGGCCTGCCTGATCCGCGCACGGGACGCATTCCCTTCGCCGTCGTCCAGCTTCGCCAGGACACGCTGGCCGGCGATCACTTCAGTCTCGTCGGCTTCCAGACCCAGTTGAAGTGGGGCGAACAGGCGCGCGTGCTCCGCATGATTCCCGGCCTCGAACAGGCCGAGTTCGTGCGCTTCGGCATGGTGCACCGCAACACGTACATCAACGGCCCGACGGTGCTGCTCCCCACGTGGCAGACGCGCGCGCGACCGGACCTGTTCTTCGCCGGACAGGTCTCCGGCGTCGAGGGCTACGTGGAATCGGCGGCATCGGGCCTGCTCGCGGGGATCAACGCCGCGCGTCAGGCACGTGGCGACGCCGAGGCCATCGCACCGCGCGAGACGGCGATCGGCGCGCTGGCGCACTACGTGTCGCACGCCGACGCGGCGCACTATCAACCCACCAACATCACGTTCGGGATCATGCCGGCGCTGGCAGAGACACCGAAGCGTCCGCAGGGGCCGCGGACGGGCAGACCCGGCAAGAAGGCTCTGCGCAACGAAGCGCTGGCGTCGCGCGCGCTGCAGGCGCTCGACGCATGGACGGCCGGGCTCGACGCAAGGCAGAGCGCTGAGCCGCACGCGGAGACGCCGCGGTGA
- a CDS encoding tetratricopeptide repeat protein — MPIAQAKALPTAGSTSGASIGHCVREGWQELPCGGLGHRCILAITSMTKTRSWLLALALVLSASGVAFAQDARDQARSQVEFGIKVAQRGLWQEAVFRWERATEIDPTYAAAFNNLGIAYEQLGKFEQAGKAYEKALELEPQNLTIQQNYDLFKEINDRAKRNTGS; from the coding sequence GTGCCGATCGCCCAGGCAAAGGCGCTGCCAACGGCCGGATCGACGTCTGGCGCGTCAATTGGTCATTGCGTGCGCGAGGGGTGGCAGGAACTGCCATGTGGGGGCCTCGGGCACAGGTGTATATTGGCAATCACTTCCATGACCAAGACCCGTTCCTGGCTGCTCGCGCTGGCATTGGTGCTGAGCGCGTCCGGCGTGGCGTTCGCGCAGGATGCGCGGGATCAGGCACGCTCGCAGGTCGAATTCGGCATCAAGGTGGCGCAGCGGGGCCTCTGGCAGGAGGCCGTCTTCCGCTGGGAACGCGCCACGGAGATCGACCCGACCTACGCGGCGGCCTTCAACAACCTGGGGATCGCGTACGAACAGCTCGGCAAGTTCGAGCAGGCCGGCAAGGCCTACGAGAAGGCGCTGGAGCTGGAACCGCAGAACCTCACGATTCAGCAGAACTACGATCTCTTCAAGGAAATCAATGACCGCGCCAAGAGGAACACGGGTAGCTAG